The Stenotrophomonas sp. ZAC14D1_NAIMI4_1 DNA segment CAGGATGTTGGTCTGGAAGGCGATGCCGTCGATGACGCTGATGATCTCGGCGATCTTCTTCGACGAGGCTTCGATGGCCGACATGGTGGTGACCACCTGGTTGACCACGCTGCCGCCCTGCGACGCCACGCCCTGTGCACCGATGGCCAGCTGGTTGGCCTGGCGGGCGTGCTCGGCGTTCTGGCGAACGGTCGAGGTCAGCTCTTCCATCGAGGCCGCGGTTTCTTCCAGGTTGGCCGCCTGCTGTTCGGTGCGGCGCGACAGGTCGCTGTTGCCCGAGGCGATCTCGCCGGCGGCCAGGGTGATGCTGGAGGCGCTGGCCTGGATCTGGCCGACGATCTGGGTCAGCTGGCTGACGGTGCTGTTGGCATCGTCACGCATGCGCGCGAACACGCCCTGGTAGTCGCCCTGCATGCGCGTGGTCAGGTCGCCTTCGGCGATGGCCGACAGCAGCCGCGAGAGCTTGCCGAGGTTGTCATCGCTGACCGCCATCATGGCGTTGAGGTTTTCCAGCATCAGGCGGAAATCGTGATCGAAGCGCTGCGCGTCGCCGCGGCGGCTGAAATCGCCGGCGGCAGCGGCGCTGGCCAGCTGCTTGATCTCGGTATTGATGCGGCCGAGGTTGGCCTTGACCGTATCCACGGCGGTGGTCATGGCGGCCTTCTCGCCCGGGTAGCGGGCGACGTCGCGGCTGAGGTCGCCGACGGCGTACTGCTTCACCACGTCCAGCACGTCGTGCAGGGTCTGCACGTGGCTGCCGACCAGAGTGTTGGTTTCCTGCACCATCAGGCCGTACTCGCCGGGGAAGGCGCTGGCATCGATGCGGTAGCTCAGTTCACCGGCATCGTGGCGGCGGGCCATTTCACGCTGGCCGCTGATGACCGCATGCAGCTGCTGCTGCATGCCCGACATGGCGTCCAGCAGGCGACCGGTTTCGTCATGCGGCTGCGGGCCGATGTGGCTGTCGAGCTTGCCCTTGGCGATGCCCTCGGCAACGGCGGTGGCCTGCTTCAGCGGGCCGGCGATGCGGTTGCCGATGATCCAGCTCAGGCCCAGCACGATCAGCACCAGCGCGCCACCGGCCAGGGTCATCACGCCGGTGAAGGCCCAGGCTTCATGCTGCACGTCGTCCATGTAGACGCCGGTGGTGACCACCCACTGCCACGGTGCGTACATGCCGGCGTAGGTGACCTTGTCGATCAGGCCCTCGCTGCCGGGCTTGCCGGTTTTGTAGTAGGTGAAGCCGCCGCCGATGCGTGCCATGCCGACCTGCAGGTAGTAGATCGGCACGCCGTCATCGGAGGTGTAATCCTTCTGCACGGTGCCGACGCGCTTGGGTGCGAAGGGGTGCATCAGCACGCGGTACTGGGTGTCCAGCACGTTGTAGTAATCGGCATCGTTGTTGGCGCGCATCACTTCCAGCGCCTGCAGGGCGGAGGCCTTGGCGGCGTCTTCGCTGAGTTCGCCGCTGGCGGCCAGGCGCTTGTAGTGGTCGAGGACGCCGTAGGTGAGTTCGACCTGGGTCTTCAGGGCGTCCTTGCGGGTCTTGGTCAGGTCCAGGTACTGCATGCGGGCGGCGATCACCGACAGCGCGATCACGCCGATCGCGATGAGCAGCGTCAGCAGGTTGAGCTTGCGCCGGACGGAGAGGTTGCTGAAGTAGTGTTGCCAGCGATGCAGGAGGTTCATGAAGCGGACCAGGTCGAGACGGGCGGGCGGCGCCAGTACCGGTCAGGGCGCGACAGGCCGTGACAGAACGGTTATCGGCCGGGGGCGGGGAGATTTGAGGGTCACGCGCTTTGCGTATTCAGGGTTCCTTGCAGCGGCGGCTGCGGCGCTGCCTGCGGCAGGCTTTTGAGCCAGGGCAACAGCAACAGCAAGAGCGGTCTGTCGGCGTTTCGTTACATCGAGGGAGGCGGGCCGGGGTGGGCAGGCGGGACACGCGGTGAATACGTCCATGTAGCTCGTAGGCGCCGTCCTTGGCGCCTACGGTCCCGCCTGCCCACCCCGGCCCGCCTCTTCGTGCATTGCGTCGGCGGACGGCAAGAGCGGTGTTGGTGTCGGGGCGGAATTGGGGGTCAGATCCGTTTTCCTGCGGAAAACGGATCTGACCCCGGGAACGGTGCAGCTGTTGCTCTTGCTCTTCTTTCTTCAATCCGGGGTAAACGCGCGGGAAACTGTCCGTGGCCGGGCGGGTGGGTTGCGCGGGGGCGTGAGCCGCATGGATGCGGCGACCGAGCTTACATGGACGTACTTGCAGCGTCCCCCGCGCAGCCCACCCGCCCGGCCAACCCACAAAATCCCAGCACAGAGCGCATCCACCCCGAGGGGCTTCGCCGTTGGCTGTTGACCCGGTAACCCCGGAAACGAAAACGCCCCGGCACGAGGCCAGGGCGTCTTCGAAGCCTGCGGCAGCAGGAATCAGAACTCCTGCCAGTCTCCGTCCGCCAGTTCGGCAGCCATCGGGCGGCCACCGGTGCTGCGGCGTGCCGGCGGTGCGGCCGGTGCCGGTGCGGCAGCGCGCGGGGCCGGGGCGCGCGGGGCGACCACGGTCTCGGCTTCGTCCACCACGAAGATCGACACGGCCTCGCTCAGGTGGCCTGCCTGTTCTTCCATCGCACGGGCGGCAGCGGTGGCTTCTTCCACCAGCGCAGCATTCTGCTGGGTGGTTTCGTCCATCTGCACCACGGTCTGGTTGACCTGCTCGATGCCGGCCGACTGTTCCTGCGACGCGGCGGAAATCTCGGCCATGATGTCGGTGACACGCTGCACCGAGGCGACGATCTCGCCCATGGTCGCGCCAGCCTTGTGCACCAGTGCCGAGCCGTCATTGACCTTGCCGACGGAGTCGTCGATGAGGCCCTTGATCTCCTTCGCGGCAGCGGCGGAGCGCTGGGCGAGGGTGCGAACCTCGCTGGCGACCACGGCGAAGCCGCGGCCCTGCTCACCGGCACGCGCGGCTTCCACCGCGGCGTTCAGCGCCAGGATGTTGGTCTGGAAGGCGATGCCGTCGATGACACTGATGATCTCGGCGATCTTCTTCGACGAGGCTTCGATGGCCGACATGGTGGTGACTACCTGGCCGACCACGTCGCCGCCCTGGGAGGCGACGCCGTGTGCACCGATGGCCAGCTGGTTGGCCTGGCGGGCGTGCTCGGCGTTCTGGCGAACGGTCGAGGTCAGCTCTTCCATCGAGGCTGCGGTTTCTTCCAGGTTGGCGGCCTGCTGTTCGGTGCGGCGCGACAGGTCGCTGTTGCCCGAAGCGATTTCGCCGGCGGCCGAGCTGATCGCGCGGCTGGACTGCTTGATGCGGGTAACGATCTCGCTCAGCTGCGCGGCGGTGGCGTTGGCATCGTCACGCATGCGGGCGAACACGCCCTGGTAGTCGCCGTGCATGCGCACGGTGAGGTCACCCTGCGACAGGGCGGCCAGCAGGCCGGAGATCTGCTCGATGCTGCCGGCGTTGGCGTCCAGCAGGCCGTTGATCTGCTGGGCCAGCTGCAGGAAGAAGCCTTCCTTGCCGGTGGCTTCGATGCGGCCGGACAGGTCGCCAGCGGCGGCCTGGGCGATCACGCGGGCCACTTCGGCTTCGACCTGCGCTTCCTGGGTGCGGTCGCGCCACTCCACCACGTAGCCGACGGTGTCACCGGCTTCGTTGCGGATGGTCGATGCCACCTGGGCGAACTGCGCATCGCCGTACTGCATCGGGCGGCGGGCGACGCCATGGGCCTTCAGGTTGGCCACCAGGGTGGCATCCATCTCGCCGCGGTGTTCCAGCACGGTCACCGGCTTGCCGACCAGCGACGCCTGGACGTCGAAGTCCGGCAGGTCGCGGCGCACGTCGTCCTGGTACTGGGCCAGGGTCTGCTGCAGTGCGCGGTTGCTGTAGACGATGGTGTTGTTCGGGTCGGTCAGGTACACGCCGGTGGAGCTGTAGTCCAGGGCGGTACGGATGCGCAGGTTCTCGCGGGCGATGGCGGCATCGGTCTCGATGCGCTCGCGCAGGTCGCGCTGCATGCGCTGCATGGCCTGCATCAGCTCGCCCACTTCGTCCTGGCGG contains these protein-coding regions:
- a CDS encoding methyl-accepting chemotaxis protein, giving the protein MPWINNLKLMPKLLLTFGVILLVMLLQGIVAYRGLHSLNNVTTELAGSRMESIRMAGEMRGMIGEIRNSEYQQLVRASAEVKADAHARVAELRTNLDKAIKEYPTLIDNPQQKKLFDTFAKDWKDAVASYDSVNEMLELELPDDAIDTFVGETRTKHRKATASLESLIAEDNRLSRAARDEASSTYSASATLMVIALFGGAALGLVLVWLFARALVGSVRGAVSVANDVAGGKLDGHIDVSRQDEVGELMQAMQRMQRDLRERIETDAAIARENLRIRTALDYSSTGVYLTDPNNTIVYSNRALQQTLAQYQDDVRRDLPDFDVQASLVGKPVTVLEHRGEMDATLVANLKAHGVARRPMQYGDAQFAQVASTIRNEAGDTVGYVVEWRDRTQEAQVEAEVARVIAQAAAGDLSGRIEATGKEGFFLQLAQQINGLLDANAGSIEQISGLLAALSQGDLTVRMHGDYQGVFARMRDDANATAAQLSEIVTRIKQSSRAISSAAGEIASGNSDLSRRTEQQAANLEETAASMEELTSTVRQNAEHARQANQLAIGAHGVASQGGDVVGQVVTTMSAIEASSKKIAEIISVIDGIAFQTNILALNAAVEAARAGEQGRGFAVVASEVRTLAQRSAAAAKEIKGLIDDSVGKVNDGSALVHKAGATMGEIVASVQRVTDIMAEISAASQEQSAGIEQVNQTVVQMDETTQQNAALVEEATAAARAMEEQAGHLSEAVSIFVVDEAETVVAPRAPAPRAAAPAPAAPPARRSTGGRPMAAELADGDWQEF
- a CDS encoding methyl-accepting chemotaxis protein — encoded protein: MNLLHRWQHYFSNLSVRRKLNLLTLLIAIGVIALSVIAARMQYLDLTKTRKDALKTQVELTYGVLDHYKRLAASGELSEDAAKASALQALEVMRANNDADYYNVLDTQYRVLMHPFAPKRVGTVQKDYTSDDGVPIYYLQVGMARIGGGFTYYKTGKPGSEGLIDKVTYAGMYAPWQWVVTTGVYMDDVQHEAWAFTGVMTLAGGALVLIVLGLSWIIGNRIAGPLKQATAVAEGIAKGKLDSHIGPQPHDETGRLLDAMSGMQQQLHAVISGQREMARRHDAGELSYRIDASAFPGEYGLMVQETNTLVGSHVQTLHDVLDVVKQYAVGDLSRDVARYPGEKAAMTTAVDTVKANLGRINTEIKQLASAAAAGDFSRRGDAQRFDHDFRLMLENLNAMMAVSDDNLGKLSRLLSAIAEGDLTTRMQGDYQGVFARMRDDANSTVSQLTQIVGQIQASASSITLAAGEIASGNSDLSRRTEQQAANLEETAASMEELTSTVRQNAEHARQANQLAIGAQGVASQGGSVVNQVVTTMSAIEASSKKIAEIISVIDGIAFQTNILALNAAVEAARAGEQGRGFAVVASEVRTLAQRSAAAAKEIKGLIDDSVGKVAEGSSLVHQAGSTMGEIVASVQRVTDIMAEISAASQEQSAGIEQVNQTVVQMDETTQQNAALVEEATAAARAMEDQAAQLADAVAIFRLDNQVAAAVKAVTARIEPAPAVAARRAQPVASPAQARRPSSSPSSSSSFVAPSDGDWQEF